The genomic region aaataaagaaacaaaacatcAATTGAGTGTACCTTTCACCATTATGTTCTGCAAACTATCTAGTGGGCTGAGGTCATAAACAACACcctttatttcttcttcaaagCAATAACCAATCAGTTTTGCCAAGTTGGGATGACTGTTCATagttggatttgttaaaatttcaacTTCTTCCTACAACACATACCAAACCAGTAACTAATTAACAACCACGAGAaaagtcaaataattttttcttggagagagagagagagagagaaccaagTCAAGAACTTACTTTAACCATCAAATACTCATCATATGAGAAAGCCATGTTTTCGGATTTCTTATCCCATATCTTTACCATTACATCTTGACCTTCTGTTCCAGTCATGATTCCTTTAATCTTTCCTCTATATAATTTGCCAAATTGGATAACTCCAACGAGGCTCTTGATGTTGAAATTGTTGGTGCACGATTTTAAGTCCTCTGATGTAAACACTTCTAACTTTGAAAAATCCATCTTATTGCCATGCAGCTCTGCACATGAAAGATCTTCGAACAACcactcaaaacaaaacaactattTGAGCAGAAAAGATATACATAGCTGAGACATATGATTATCGAAGGATATAGCATCATTTCTTCCCCCCAAAAGCTATGCCAAAAGTTGTATCAGAGAGAGTagaaattgtcaaaattttgagcATATTAAAAAGTAGATTGTTTTTTAGATCGAGTCCATCACCCAAAAAGTCAAATTCGACGGATAAAGCAAAGAACCTCTAGGATCAAGGCTTGGGATGTGATAGACCatgtggtgaagaagaaaacctggaaaaataaaagtaaatgcAAGTTTAGAACGACCATCCATGTTTCAActttataattcaattaaatattACATAGAATATTAAATATATCCGATGTTCCATCCTCAAAACTCTTATTACATATTAAATATTACCTCAAATCTTTTTCAACCCCTTTCATTAATATGTCACGTgcaatattttataattatgagCCTGCTTGTTCTCTTTGAACGTgtcatttttattatcaaaagttTCCTGGTTGACCAATTCCAACAAGATTGAAGCCATAACCAATGTGATCCAGAGTTTGACAGTTGTTACAGAGATAGGAACTCTTGATGCGCGTTTAGATTCTtagataagaaattaaaaatggaTTTGTAAGTTTGTGGAGTGAAAAGATTCAGCCCAAGCTTAACAGAATGCAACAATGGAGTTTACACAGTAACACACTCAGAGAGATGCTATGAACTCAGataagaggaagaagaagctacagagagagaagaagaaaattctGGAGAAATAATTGCTTAGCTTATCATTGCACTAttccacaatatatatatatatatatatacacaagaGTCAATAACTGTCTGATCAGAGTTCCTAAAATCACGGGATTGATCCGTGAATGGTGGAGAGAAATTAGGAACTAAGCAATTGTTAATAACTGCCTAACAGACTCAGATAATACCAACAATATCTTATACAAAACGCAGCGTACCAACAACATAATGACAAACACATGAAACGCAGCGTTTCATTATGTACAAGTTTTCATTTGAAAACTAGCCGTTGGACATAACACTCTGTTTTCCTTTGGAATTTCTGGAACTTCTGGAACTACTCTCAACATGGAGGAGCTTTGCCTATTGAACAAGAATCTTATATCTTCTTATATCTTCCCTaacattttcttctaaattataCTCTCTCACCAAGCTTAAACACTAAACACGCGCACACACTTAAAATCCCAATCTACTACTACAAGAATTAGACCCTTTTATAGTGGTACTTTGCATTAAACAGCTAATTCACTAGTCCagcaatctctctctctctctctgcgcaTTTAGAGTGTTCTATCTGTGTGTTTGTGTGAGGATTTAGATTGTGAGCATTGAGTGTAGTAGTGTGCACCACCATAGGAGGTCACATTCATGTTTTTCAGTTCATGGAGGAATGCAGAACAAGATCGTTGGTGCTTTGAACGATTGAAATGAGACGGGAGAGCCATTTAGGTAGCATGAAACAACCTTGGTTCATACTTCATAGTGGCTTAATAACACGAGGTATGCCATAATCACACTTTTTCCTGTTGTTATGTTTTGTAACAACAATAAACCTAATGCTATTATTTAACTATATGGGGAAATcttattagaaaagaaaaagtatttatCTGATATCAATCATGTTAGAAAAGATAAAGCATAGGTACAATCCCATAATAAagtatatgagaaaatataaaataaaaaaattaataacacaAGAGGTATGTCATAATCACACTTTTTCCCATTGCTATGTTTTGTAACAACAATAAACCtaatactattatttaattatatggatAAATcttattagaaaagaaaaagcattTATCTGATCAATCATGTTAGAAAAGATAAAGCATGGGTACAATACCATGATAAAgtatattagaaaatataaagaattaaCAACACAAGAGGTATGCCATAATCACACTTTTTCCTGTTGTTATGttttgtaacaaaaataaacaccTAATACTATTATTTAACTATATGGGGAAATcttattagaaaagaaaaggcattTATCTGATATCAGTCATGTTAAAAAAGATAAAGCATAAGTATGATACCATGATAAAGTATGTGagaaaatatatagaattaaCAACACAGGTGGTATGCCATAATCACACTTTTTCCCATTGTTATGTTTTGTAACAACAATAAACCTAATACTATTATTTAACCATATGAATAAATCTTAttagaaaagaagaagcatTTATCTTATATCAATCATGTTAGAAAAGATAAAGCATAGGTACAATACCATGATAAagtatatgagaaaatataaagaattaaCACAAGAGATATGCCATAATCACACTTTTTCCCGTTGTTATGTTTTGTAACAACAATAAACCTAATACTATTATTTAACTATATGGGTAAATCTTAttagaaaagaagaagcatTTATCTAATATCAATCATGGTAGGAAAGATAAAGCATAGGTctgataccatgataaattatatgagaaaatatgaAGAATTAACACAGGAGGTATGCCAGAATCACACTTTTTCCTGTTGTTATGTTTTGTAAAaacaataaactttttttttatatatatatatttggaataGGGGAAGGGGAAACTAGACTGAATACTTAATGctattattttactatatgaGGAAATCAtattagaaaatgaaaagtatTTATCTGATATCAATCATGTTAGAAAAGATAAAGCATAGGTACGATACCatgagaaaatataaagaattaagtaaagaagacagagaaagagaaataaagagaaaacaTAGGGAATTAACGTAGTTTAAACTTAGAGGCATTCATACACAGTGGCAGTCTCTTGATGATGATATCTTTACTAATAaattctatattttacaattaaCCGATTGgaaggtatttatagtaggcTAAATCTTAGAGTAACTATAGACTAACCCAAAGTTTAAATATTTACACTACAAGTAGCTTTAGAATTAGTTTAGttgcattataaaaaataaaaatcactttGTTGCATTGCAAATGAGATTACGACTACCTTGCTTGCACTCCAAATAAGATTAGATATGGACCATATGGTGAACATGGATTAAAATTATACCACTAGCTAATCCAAGCAATGGAAATTTTTGAACCAAATGTTAACACATATAGGTTTAGTTTCTCTAATTTCAAGAATTTAAAAGCTGAATTATTCTACATATTTGTTAAAAAGTGCCTTCAAGGGTACACTTTAGagaatatcatatatatattttagtatcaTAAGATtcataatcataaaaataatatattggtTTATATAGTCGTTGTACACTGAGATAGTTGTGTACCTTTTGTGATAATGTATTTTATGTGATACGTTTGCCCAATAAGCCAAACTCAATAAGGCATAAGAAATCTAATGATGGGGGTATAACAAAATGCAAATCTTCAGTTCATACGCTCAAATATATGTATGATTAGCATTTGATGTAGACATGTAGTCATCTAGTCATAACATAAAAATAGGCTTTTGTATTATAACTTCAACGATTTGAGTGCATGGTACCTACCTTTAACCCATGCATAAAgtgcttttatatatagatataaaagataatgggatgaaacttataaaaattatatatatatgggcatgattcaagttacacctggtgtaattctaagtaatattacaccacttaatattttttaattgaatgcgAATATTGACAAATTCAcagttagattacattatctttatatattcttcatgcttgcaaaatttcaaggtaatcaaagattaataaccatctcaccaatcaattgttaaaattcaaatttttgtagtttaaaataatgcataaaaaatgaatttatggatcaaatggtacACAATATCCGATTGatataaaaattggcatgcatgttaagaaaatatagaatatgtaatttaatgattggattttcaaaatattaattcaataacaagttattgggtggtgtaacattcttagagttacactaggtgtaacttgaactcaacccatatatatatatatatatatatataaaaggaaatagatataaaagataatgggatgaaacttataaaaaatttatttaactacACCTCAAAAATAACATTATCATACATGATAGGTAGAGCTTGGCATAAGCAATTACTTAGCTAATTGGTACTTCTATTGAAATACATGGCCAAGTAATGTTTGAAACTCATATTCTCACTTTCATAATAACTAAATATTATCCCAAACTAAAATCAAACGAAAATGATAAAAGCCAGAGGGCCTGTGATGGTGAATCAACATACACATatgcacacacacaaacatatgCTAAGATTGATTTGCCAAAAACAGTAAAACGCATTGAACCGAAATAGAgttgaaagaaagaataaaaaatccatCACATGGATCacagaaacaataaaaaatttaccaaaagaaaaaagaattttaaaaatagagagattaatcaccttttttttttttttttggtttaagcaTAACATGGAAGGAATGGGAAAGAGAGTAGTACAAGGAGTAAGAGCaaattaatatgaaaaagaaGATGGAAGAGGAAGGGTTAGAGTAAAGTCATGATAAGGTTTGAAAATATAGGGGAGAAAAAGAGTCaaaatatgaggaaaaaaagTTGGACTAAGTGTAACGGCAAACTAACTAAGATGGAAGAGAAATGGTTGGAGCAAGTGTAACGGTAGAGTGTGAAACTTTGGgtgaaaagaaaatagtaaaaaaaaaaggaagagaaagattgTAAAAATTGGATTGGTAATGATGGAATAGCCAAAAATTTATGAAGACATAAATTGATTTGCTAGTGACATGACATAATATGTAGCTAGTGTCGTGACATAACAGAAGTTTTAGCAAAATTAAATGCAAAGACTCCATTTTACTTGTTATATAGACAACAGACTTAGGCCTATTGAGCCTTGATAATTTTAACATCTCCCCTCAAACTAAATTTAGAAGTTTCAAGACATCTTGACTTTGGAAAGAAGGTGAGTCCTTGAAGGAAATCATGATTAGATGTGTGGACAAGTAAGACCAAACTAAATGAAGAGCATATGACAATCTAGATTGAAGGTGGAATGCACAAGATGGATCGAACCTTGTGCAGAATACTTATTAAAGGCGTGGTTTGAAAAAACTATGACTGAAGATGACAGCGATGAATGACCATAAAGAAACCCAAGTAAATTATTAGAGACATGATCTAAGTAACTCTAAAGATTATAAAGAtgcatgaagaaaaagaaagtcaaTAAAAGAGACTATAGATCAGCAAGGTCCATGATACTTAGCTTGGATAATAGAGGGCACTTGTTTAGAAGAAAAgccaaaaacccaataaaagagaaatatgCACGTTGCCTATGGAATGTAGTTGAAATCATCAAAAATTGTTTTATCAGAAAATATCATATCTGGTATGAACTTCTCAAGATGTTATCCATGACAGAGGATAAATCGAGACTAATTAAGCCATTAGGAATGGCTAGCAAAGACAAGCAAAGTAGATAACTTAGATACTATTCATGATAGGCGATAAATCGGGATGCCTGCCTAACAATTAGAAATATGGATTAGTGGAGGCTACTAAAGATTTGACTTTGATACTAtgttagaaaatataaatcataatTCGGATACCATGTTAAAGAAGATAAGACAGCTATCATATCATGCTAAAGTACATGgggaaaatataaagaagaaaataaaagatggtaaatatagaaagaaaaataaaaaagataaaatattggGAATTAACATATTTGACCTTAAAAGCCTAAGTCCACATTATGTCTCCCCGTTGAATCGTGAGCTGTGTCATTCTATCTCAAAATCAATTGGTGATAAGAAAAACATACTCAAATTTTTATGGCGTTCGACATCACGCTCCCATGGACCTGTTTTTAAAGTGGTTGTAGGGAGTCGAATTGTGGTCCATAACAATCCCTCCTCACATTGACACTCCCGTAACTTGAACTAccttggctctaataccatCTGTTAGATTATTTAGACCCTTGTACACTCAgattgtttaattaattaaccaatttgatatttaagtttattattcaaatctaggttaaacacaaacaatcatatcacttaatatgaaaaaataaagaaaacaagtgaaatgatgacctaggaaaatcaatgaaaccatctagtttcaaaatgaaaaatctagGGAAGATTTAACCTAAACTATTCTAAAGgcaaaaaattcaatatatagaACGGAAGTTTTATAATAGATTTTTCCCTAAATTTAAAGCTACCtcttgtagtacttactcaTGTGGCCATACACAACTCCAATCCACAGACTCTTCTATTTGAATTTGTTGCACACAAATACCTATGTTTGTGACTCTAAGATTCCACTCAAAACTTTAGATCATCAGCCGTTGTTGATCTTGTATGCAACAACTTATCTTCATCAATTCTTGTATATAGATCTTCTTTCTGGTAGATGCTTGTTGAATTAGAAGGTTACAGAACCTCACAAATCTTATAGAAGTAACTTACAAGGCTTCCAAGAACTTCTGAAATGTAatttagggttttccttttatacttaatagTGTTGGACACCAACCCTAAACATTTCGCGAGCTTTAGGCCTAATTTAAATTCTGCAGAATTTGACGTTTAATCGATCAAGCCTTGTAgatgctgaattttttttttatttacagcTTGACTTTTCTTGAATCTTAACTTGAACCAACATGAGCAATGTTTAACATTGTTCTAAGATTTATAAATCTTAAACTAGACATGTTTTAGTACTCGGTTTGCCAACTTACATAAAATTAGAActtaaacatttattcattaatatttagaacctaacactcccttcccccccccccctccctccccaaaaaaaaaaaaaaaaaaaaaaaaaaaaaaaaaaaaaaccctttgatAGCCACATTTTACTATTAATTTATATGTATTATGATGAATCCATGGAAAGGTACTAATTATAGACTAACCCATGGGTAAAATACTTGCAGTACGAGTGGGATTAGAATCAAGTAAGATTATGAGTACTTTGCTTGAATTTCAAGTGATATTAGATACAAATAAACATGGATTAAAGTTATATGATAGACTTGGACTTTGACTAGGATTGGACCGTAATATCTTTTACAAATCATCTGATCTAGTAAAATCACATTCAATATAtagttaaatatataataattctaTTCAAACGATTTCTAAATTTGATTCCCAAAAACTACCTTTAACTCTGCAGGAgtaaatatactaaaatttgaTTACAGCATGTATCCCCTAAAGCATAGGGAGAGTATGAAGTTATTAACCAACTACCGTGTTATAGAATTGTTATTGTTTAATACATTTCATCTATATTACACAATGGGTATAGGAGAATTGAGTTGTACTGACTGAATGAGTTCAGAATCAGGCAAGTTCAGTGGAGGCAGTGAAAAGTGACCATAAGTAGAGCTTCCTCTTCTAATCTCTTGCATGCTCTGAAGGGCTGCGACAGTATTCCTAAAAATTCCTTCCCCTGCAACTATTATTGCTTCCCttgcttctctttttttctcttcatcttcaactGGGAATACAGCATCTATGGTGCTTTCACATTGCTTCACAAGTTTTGATATGAGATCGGTTGTAAAGAAGGGCTGTTGCAATACCTTCTGAATGAATGGCAAACGCAAAAGGCCTCCTGTTCGCTTGTCATACTTCTTTAAGATCTTGGCCAACCCTATAAAACTCAAACATTTAGTATTCTAGGAGTGAATTTAATTTCTCATCAAAACAACATTTTCGTTGTCACAAAAATAATCGTGCCTTGGTCTCTCAAAGCAGTTAGCTTAGCCTGATTTGGTACCTGTGTAATTGACATTGCTGTAGTTTACTAAGAGCACCATTTCACCATGAAAATCAACTATGTCTTTTCTGATTTTTGCCATTTCCTCTTTATAATCTGCCTCCGAAGGGTGATTCCCTTTAGGTCCCCATTTATCAATCACCCTTTGGATCCTCTGTTGTAACTCCtgaattttcaaatacatttaCCAAATTCATGACTCTTTTTTCACTTAACTTTTGTGAGGATtacaaattaaaagaaagtaaCACTCAAAACTTAGCATTCTACTAGTACTATATACTTCGCAGGTTCCAAGAGCATATTTTCCTTAACAAACAGACAAAAATTCAACCCCAGAGTACAAAGAAATGGTCAATTTGGGGATCATAAGAGTCAAAAAGTggtaatttgatttgattttttttcttcatgccATCTATCTATGCCTGCAGACATGTATATCaaagtttcaataaaaaaagtttgCAGCCATAGTTGAATACTTTTTTCCATCATAGAGTTGAAAAGAATTTCACGGCTCATTAATCAAAGTCAAACATGCTAAAGCTTTATTAGTCCCGTGTATGGAATTCATTTTAGCATTGTTAAAAGTCATTGTCCGTTGTCTCCAAACATAACCCAGCTCAAGAACCAGCTTGCAGTTTTGTTTCTTCATGAGCTTTAAGTCAAGAAAGTTTGGTATAGATTATGATACTTTCGTATACATGGCATCCTGGGATTTGTTTATAGTGCAGTATTTTAAGACTTTGTCATAATCTGTATAGGTGAATTGCATTTTGAATGGGCCCAAGCCAGTATAGTTGTTGTTATTTATAGGGTACTAAAATTCAACTTTGTGGGCTTCCAAGAAACACGAAATATGGCCCAACTTGGGACCCATAAATTTCCTcttcttatatgtttttttatttatttttttatttatgaactCTTCTTATACGtttaaagaaaggaagaagtccatccaatataattttcttcttttattggCATATTattcaatataattttaaatccaCCTCAAAAATGAGCATTTTAACCTCTCTTTTTTTAGGGAAGAGTATTTTAACTTTGATTATGTAATTGATAATACCAATAAACCATCCAAATATTGAAAGATTATTCTATACTGTGATAATGTTAGTTAAATGAATATAAAACATAGTTAGTAAGAAATCACTTACCTCAAAAGAAAGTTAGTAACAAATCACGGAagggaaattttattttttagagatttaggttgtgttttactttaatttatagATAATCAACCGATTAAAGATCATCTATTGCTCAAATGGTAATAATTTTACACATAGTAAATAAAGTTCAAAATCATGAATTTTCTTCTCAATTAAAATACTTATAAAAGGCCAAGCTATAAAGCACGAACTCTCTCATCTTTGCCTACATAAAATATAGGACCTCGTTCAAATATTCTAAACTGTGTAAAATGCACTAATTGTAGCATATTAGAATCAGAACATTTTTGTCTTTTCGAAACAAccaattctttttaaaattatagacaAACCCACTTTTTTGGGCACAAATTTACTACGAGTTCCAATGCAAGATATCGATTTCCACACATTATAAATTACTGATTTTGATGTCAATTCTAAACCAATGATAATGGTCACAACATTGTCTTTCTTGTTTAAattattcttaatattttttaaaaaaatgtccaGTTAATGTATGCCGgatctatttttataaaatattcaaatctatttttataaatattttatgaaaaattaaaaaaattgtaaatttttttcaatttcaataaaacTTCTTTCGAATATGATATGTTGTTGTGTGCTCTTAGGGCACGCgttaataaaatcatttaaaaaaaaaaaaaaccaacaaaacagAAAGTGACTATTACATCCTCTGATATTGGTTACTTCGGGACATCCAATAAAATCGAAGCAATTGAAATCTAGAGGTTTTGGACCTATTTGCACAGAACCTAATAGTGGTCTAATCACTTCAAAAGCTATGTTCTAGTCtctattaaacaaaaaaagtctAGTGTAGGAACTGGGAAGTTGATAAGTTTGGATGACACGACTTTGAAAACTAATCCATTAGTATTAGAAATGAACatcaaatttagttttttttttaaagcaaaaaagtaaGCTTAGTCACAAGTTCTTATTCTAgccaaaacaaaaggaaaaaataaaaaataaaaaataaaaaaagtatagtTAGTCACAGCTCACAacatattcttttaaaaaaaaaacttttattctttttgtttgaacTAGCTGTCACACTCGAAgtaataattgatttttatcttttctcaaaaactcATGGAACATCAAAATTATTACGATTTTCCTGAAGTTTCAACATCATATTTTCGAATAATACTAAATACCTTGTTATCTCTTACGTTATATAATTCCcaaattatgaatttattcTTGAATAGTTTCAAGTATGCatgcatgtttcttttttttcttgttaattCTCTAtcgtttttaatattttcctaaaCATTCTAAGGTCATTAAGAGGATCatgtttcaaaatcaaaagcTTCCATACCCTTTGTATTTATCGcagaaagaaagcaaagaagAGTAAGAAATAGTCAAATAACAAGTGATTTGACACACTAAATCAATAATTTGGTGATTAAAATGTAAATACTTGTCACACTAAATTTCATCatgtatttgtattttgtaaCATTTGTAAACCATTGTCCAAATCATTAGCTTTCCGTCCAAATCATTAGAAATTTAGAACCcacaaaatattttccataaaaagaaaaaaaaatcttgaattccTTTATTAtcttcatcaaaaaataattccCTAATCCCGAATTTGTTCCCTAAATGCATAAATTCTATTAGACATATATAAGTGAGGTGATTAGTGGGGAAAATACTTGGGATATCTTTTCCTAATACGCACGCCACACACCCCCACATAGGTATCGTTTCCCATCTCCCAATCACAAGCTAAGAAAATGGACCTCCAAAGTGGGACCCACATTTGTGGGTACACCAAACTTTTCAACTATTGGCCCGTGACTCTAAAATTCCCTCCCCCTCACCACTGCAACTGAGTCACCTCCGCTTTAGTGGTGAGTAAACTCAGTCAACTCACCCCAAActattttttcaagaaaaataacaaattaaacaaataaaaacataaaaatgtgaaatagttttttttttaaaagtaaaaaaaaaataatgctgACAACATGTTTGGTTACACTAATACCCATTTACTAACCTATAGAAAtgaactagtttttttttatcacttttgtTTTAGTGTTTGGAGGAGaaagacgaaaaaaaaaaaacaatacctTATTTCGGATAACAAAATCCTCTTCTTGTTCCATGAAGAAAGCATTGAACTTCTCGATCTCATTGTTTAACAAGTACACAAACTCTTCCTCAGCCCTCCCATATTCGAAGGAACCATTCAACAATGTCGGAGCCGAAGAAATCGATCGGACAAGCTTCTTCAATTCCTTGTACGACAAGAACTTGTCCCTCCAACCCGGCAACGTTTCTTGAATTTGTTGCTTCAATCTTTTCCCAAACTTCATCGGTGCAACACTTAtgaaagtgtgtgtgtgttttttttttttttcaaaagcaacaacaccactccaaaaaaaaaaaaaatagagaccCAATAAAGATTGAAATTTTGGGG from Castanea sativa cultivar Marrone di Chiusa Pesio chromosome 11, ASM4071231v1 harbors:
- the LOC142615189 gene encoding SPX domain-containing protein 3, which codes for MKFGKRLKQQIQETLPGWRDKFLSYKELKKLVRSISSAPTLLNGSFEYGRAEEEFVYLLNNEIEKFNAFFMEQEEDFVIRNKELQQRIQRVIDKWGPKGNHPSEADYKEEMAKIRKDIVDFHGEMVLLVNYSNVNYTGLAKILKKYDKRTGGLLRLPFIQKVLQQPFFTTDLISKLVKQCESTIDAVFPVEDEEKKREAREAIIVAGEGIFRNTVAALQSMQEIRRGSSTYGHFSLPPLNLPDSELIQSVQLNSPIPIV